The proteins below come from a single Oncorhynchus kisutch isolate 150728-3 unplaced genomic scaffold, Okis_V2 scaffold1066, whole genome shotgun sequence genomic window:
- the LOC109881291 gene encoding N-acetyllactosaminide beta-1,3-N-acetylglucosaminyltransferase 2: MAGLRRKLKFLVTLMTVNLFIFILVFHGGGGGQDKGHNKVLFPSKRFWSKLAPSQAYWNRQQQRLDLQHNPILASSNSNNTSNDDVRPVPDWLNDTGLNPDPCQPDYRVTTHVKDYNSLPPRFKDFLLYMRCRSYPLVVDQPHVCQKTRRGEPPFLLLAVKSLAPHFDRRQAIRQSWGRAGVLANRTVVTVFLLGNTTAVDHHPDLSEMLRYENTHHRDILQWDYRDSFFNLTVKEVLFLDWMTTRCPGAQFVFKGDDDVFVNTLRILAFLKGLTGPRARDLFVGDVITNAGPNRDKKVKYFIPESLFVGKYPPYAGGGGYLYSGDLARRLHGASQHVPLYPIDDVYTGMCLRKLGLGPEKHKGFKTFDIEEKYRRNPCAYKGLMLVHSRTPQEMIQIWAWLNDPNLTCQ, translated from the exons ATGGCGGGCCTGAGGAGAAAGCTGAAGTTTCTGGTGACGTTGATGACGGTCAATCTCTTCATCTTCATCCTAGTGTtccacggaggaggaggaggacaggacaagGGACACAacaag GTCCTTTTCCCCTCCAAGCGCTTCTGGTCCAAACTGGCTCCTAGTCAGGCCTACTGGAACCGCCAGCAACAGAGACTGGACCTCCAACACAACCCCATCCTCGCCTCCTCCAATAGTAACAACACTAGCAATGATGATGTCAGACCTGTCCCTGATTGGCTCAACGACACGGGGCTGAACCCTGACCCCTGCCAACCGGACTACAGAGTCACCACTCACGTGAAAGACTACAATTCCCTACCTCCTCGTTTTAAAGACTTCCTGCTCTACATGCGCTGTCGGTCGTACCCTCTAGTGGTGGACCAGCCTCACGTCTGCCAAAAGACCCGGAGAGGGGAGCCGCCCTTCCTCCTACTGGCCGTCAAATCCCTCGCTCCTCACTTTGACCGCCGCCAGGCCATCCGCCAGTCGTGGGGTCGAGCCGGCGTCCTCGCCAACCGGACGGTTGTCACGGTGTTCCTGCTCGGCAACACCACGGCCGTGGACCACCACCCAGATCTGTCGGAGATGCTGCGCTATGAGAACACTCACCACCGCGACATCCTGCAG TGGGACTACCGGGACTCGTTCTTCAACCTGACCGTCAAGGAGGTGCTCTTCCTGGACTGGATGACCACACGCTGCCCTGGAGCTCAGTTCGTCTTTAAAGGGGACGATGACGTCTTTGTCAATACGTTGAGGATCCTGGCCTTCCTCAAGGGCCTCACGGGGCCCCGGGCAAGGGACCTGTTTGTAGGGGATGTGATCACCAACGCGGGGCCAAACAGGGATAAAAAGGTGAAGTACTTCATCCCAGAGAGTTTGTTCGTTGGCAAGTACCCGCCATACGCGGGCGGAGGGGGGTATCTGTACTCCGGGGACCTGGCCAGGCGGCTGCACGGAGCCTCGCAGCACGTACCTCTCTACCCCATTGACGACGTCTACACAGGGATGTGTCTGAGGAAACTGGGGCTGGGGCCGGAGAAACATAAAGGCTTCAAGACGTTTGACATTGAGGAGAAGTACAGGAGGAACCCGTGTGCCTATAAGGGTCTGATGCTGGTACACAGCCGGACACCGCAGGAGATGATCCAGATCTGGGCCTGGCTCAACGACCCCAACTTGACCTGTCAGTAA